A window of Benincasa hispida cultivar B227 chromosome 9, ASM972705v1, whole genome shotgun sequence genomic DNA:
ataggATTCAGGCAAGGAGTTTGGAAGCACATAGGCCTCATTTTTATCACTAAGTTTTTCTCCTAGAGTTTTAAATTCAGCAACAATTTTCTTGAACTCATCAAAATTATTAGTTAAAGTTTTagatgaatccattttaaatgtgAAGAATTTCTCGCTAAGATACATTTTGCTAGGAAGATCTTTAGTAGCATATAACTCTTCTAGCTTAGTCCATATCCTATATGCAGTTTCTTGATCTAAAACTTATCAAAGAACACTGTCACTAAGGTTTAGAACCAACGTACCATAGGTTGCCAGCTCCCagtcttctttttcttgagcTGTCATAGTGGCAGAGAGTGTTGATGGGTTAAGGAGGGCTCTGTGAGCTTTCTGCTGGTCGAGAATCGCCTTGATCTTGGCCTTCCATAGTCCAAAGTCTCCTTTGCCATCGAATTTCTCCACTTCAAACCTTGCTATTGACATTTTTGATGAAAAACTTGAGCTTTGATTCTTCAAGAATTGTAATCTTGTAAgtcttttgctctgataccactttgtttAGCCGACTTTTTAATGTATATTTGAAttaagcccaaatgatgaatgattttATGGCCTTTCTTGCTGATCCAATTTGTGAGTCTAATAATTTTGccccaaattaatttttaatcataattaatttcctttctctctctttctttgaataaacttattattaattacTCATTTTGTTAAAAGTGCCAATGATCAAAGAATATATTgaactatttttcaaaaattaggaGCTATATAAATTGTCATATTCTAAACAACTCAAGAACCAGAACCAAAAgctttttaaattaatccaattttgtaatttttttatttattaagttGTTTTATTAAATTGTCATATGAAAGTGAGATATGATGTGAGTGCTACAAATAattcaacctagttgagatattcCAACGTATTTACAGACACACATTAGACATCTTTCTAGAAAAAAATTACACGCAAGTTTCAAAGTTATGGGACTAAACCTATAATTTAGCTTTTCCTCCTCTTCCacacaaaattgattttatttttaattaaaagaacaTAACTGAAAGTTTTAGAACCAATTAcatacaaatttcaaagttaattatgagattaaacttgtaatttaacctcaTCTCCCTCCTCTAAGTGGATTTTTagtatgaaaaaattaattcgatcgtttcaaaatcacttccaaacgaTAATCAAATATCAACCAAAATTCATTTAAGATATCATAATTTAGCCTAATTGTTTCCA
This region includes:
- the LOC120084587 gene encoding uncharacterized protein LOC120084587, which translates into the protein MSIARFEVEKFDGKGDFGLWKAKIKAILDQQKAHRALLNPSTLSATMTAQEKEDWELATYDQETAYRIWTKLEELYATKDLPSKMYLSEKFFTFKMDSSKTLTNNFDEFKKIVAEFKTLGEKLSDKNEAYVLPNSLPESYKEIKNALKYGRDSRSTYTIISALRTRELELQIDRKNHPNGEGMLDAIRCEYRGKGGTLEVLKDTKVILLGKKINDLFVVK